One genomic segment of Culturomica massiliensis includes these proteins:
- a CDS encoding DUF4842 domain-containing protein: MKKVIFIAMAILVAIACTHDKNIYTEPQERIAYCEAFENYEVPVKAGYTTIVTEGDDTLAVVNEPTTIKIPKGSILPSRGESGIKVDFAILNNVDTYSQYWQAVMFEDTEYGDYDYNDLVIHVKNVLGNGGKEWDLHNIYIQPIALGGGKTIKLGCILPDNSEHIITEDVRTDLFHGAKGFINTVNDNTPIRYKLMPQITNYKLAKGTKKSIAWFIEVDGKRYYAVTSDYDYQRYDMLNHEGMPYGLVVGKDNGTFKYPQEKISIFKAYPDFSDWVNGRASWIGTPQTNMTSKFCNNTIPGKDGRLYKIWDYQDLE, from the coding sequence ATGAAAAAGGTTATATTTATAGCAATGGCTATTTTAGTCGCCATTGCCTGTACTCACGACAAAAACATTTATACGGAACCTCAGGAACGCATTGCGTATTGTGAGGCATTCGAAAATTATGAGGTACCGGTTAAAGCCGGCTACACGACGATTGTAACCGAAGGAGACGATACGCTGGCCGTAGTCAATGAACCGACAACAATCAAAATCCCCAAAGGCAGTATTCTACCTTCCAGGGGAGAATCCGGTATTAAAGTCGATTTTGCCATTCTGAACAACGTAGATACCTATAGTCAGTATTGGCAAGCCGTTATGTTCGAGGATACGGAATACGGTGATTACGACTACAACGATTTAGTCATACATGTAAAGAATGTCCTCGGCAACGGCGGTAAGGAATGGGATTTACACAATATATATATACAGCCGATTGCCCTCGGCGGCGGAAAAACCATCAAACTGGGCTGTATATTACCGGACAATTCCGAACACATTATTACGGAAGATGTCAGAACCGATTTGTTCCATGGGGCCAAAGGATTTATCAATACGGTAAATGATAACACACCGATACGTTATAAACTGATGCCTCAAATCACAAACTATAAATTAGCTAAAGGAACAAAAAAAAGTATCGCCTGGTTTATCGAGGTGGATGGGAAAAGATATTATGCCGTAACATCCGACTACGACTATCAGAGATATGATATGCTTAATCATGAAGGGATGCCTTACGGCCTGGTTGTAGGTAAAGACAATGGAACATTTAAATATCCACAGGAAAAAATCTCCATTTTTAAGGCATATCCGGATTTTAGTGACTGGGTCAACGGCAGGGCTAGCTGGATCGGCACCCCCCAAACAAATATGACGAGCAAATTTTGTAACAACACCATTCCCGGCAAAGACGGACGTCTTTATAAAATCTGGGACTATCAGGATTTGGAATAA